One Carassius auratus strain Wakin chromosome 44, ASM336829v1, whole genome shotgun sequence genomic window carries:
- the LOC113062517 gene encoding uncharacterized protein LOC113062517, producing MFKHLNLLLLLSLFNHSGSITRSVKGIKGGDATLSCEFKDTHYLDLSRLSSILSCQNEECESESESQNERVFKTGSCAVIIKNLRLSDAGKYILTVYYTNTQAEVKRQIRTYRLHFQDEVSVKKGEELKLDVLLPNANKVVHWTRRSTGPKEDWSRSHGLRSDRMSIRDRNLIISNFTARDTGTYEVLDTEGEILIMVTVTESEDKMTLMNDDKQQRTPSLLPEAYWIVPVELSVFLVILVALKGKRMHRCPGAQLHVC from the exons AT GTTCAAACACTTGAATCTGCTGCTTCTGCTCAGCCTTTTCAATCACAGCG GATCCATCACTCGATCTGTGAAAGGAATAAAAGGAGGCGACGCCACCCTGTCATGTGAATTTAAAGACACTCATTATCTTGATTTGAGCAGGTTATCAAGCATCCTTTCTTGTCAGAATGAAGAATGTgagagtgaaagtgaaagtcagaATGAACGAGTGTTTAAAACAGGATCATGTGCCGTGATTATCAAGAATCTGAGACTGAGTGATGCTgggaaatacattttaacagtctATTATACTAATACTCAGGCAGAAGTGAAGCGTCAAATCAGGACATACCGACTTCATTTTCAGG ATGAGGTTTCAGTGAAGAAAGGAGAGGAGCTGAAGTTAGATGTTCTGTTGCCCAATGCTAATAAAGTAGTGCACTGGACCAGAAGAAGCACAGGACCGAAGGAGGACTGGAGCAGAAGCCATGGGCTCAGAAGTGATCGAATGAGCATCAGAGATAGAAACCTGATCATTAGTAACTTTACAGCCAGAGACACAGGAACATATGAGGTTCTGGACACTGAAGGAGAAATCCTGATCATGGTGACAGTCACAG AATCAGAGGACAAGATGACCCTCATGAATGATGACAAACAGCAGCGTA CTCCCTCTCTTCTACCTGAAGCGTACTGGATCGTCCCGGTTGAACTCTCAGTGTTTTTGGTGATTCTGGTTGCTTTGAAAGGAAAAAGGATGCACAGATGTCCAGGAGCACAACTGCACGTTTGCTGA
- the LOC113062522 gene encoding uncharacterized protein LOC113062522: protein MSKCLNLLLLLLMFCFFYQKEILPAGNSSISVSGKKRGNITLRCEHEDDNIVHVELFTPSRNISVCETEECRGRVFKEGNCDVVIKNLIFSDAGKYTLRIYYNNDQTELKPKKDWTYHLHIHDEISVKTGEELKMSVLWIDADKVKTNSSGEWKEVWTRDHGVQSDRMNDDNDGNLIIKSFLDSDAGTYRVLDTEGEILITVTITAGENTVSHRSAPEHWSWVENVHFGFVIIVFFMYIVIIAVQFLLMFAGII from the exons AT GTCCAAATGCttgaatcttcttcttcttctgctgatGTTTTGTTTCTTCTATCAAAAGG AAATCCTGCCAGCAGGAAACTCATCTATATCTGTGTCGGGAAAAAAGAGAGGAAACATCACACTCAGATGTGAACATGAGGACGATAATATTGTTCACGTTGAGTTGTTCACTCCATCAAGAAACATATCTGTGTGTGAGACTGAAGAATGTAGAGGACGAGTGTTTAAAGAAGGAAACTGTGACGTCGTCATCAAGAATCTGATCTTCAGTGACGCTGGGAAATACACTTTGAGAATCTATTACAATAATGATCAGACAGAGCTGAAGCCAAAAAAGGACTGGACGTACCATCTTCATATTCATG atgagattTCTGTGAAAACAGGCGAGGAGCTAAAGATGTCTGTTCTGTGGATCGATGCTGATAAAGTGAAGACAAACTCTAGTGGAGAGTGGAAGGAGGTTTGGACGAGAGATCACGGGGTTCAGAGCGACCGAATGAATGATGATAATGATGGAAACCTGATCATTAAATCATTTCTGGACAGCGATGCAGGAACATACAGAGTTCTGGACACTGAAGGAGAAATCTTGATTACAGTCACAATCACAG CGGGAGAAAACACAG TTTCGCACCGTTCTGCTCCAGAGCATTGGAGCTGGgtagaaaatgttcattttggttttgtgattattgtatttttcatgtaTATAGTGATTATAGCAGTTCAGTTTTTGCTTATGTTTGCTGGAATTATCTGA